Proteins encoded in a region of the Roseateles sp. SL47 genome:
- a CDS encoding ABC transporter permease, producing the protein MMNKQPSWWPLLLRRGGQAVALALMVGSLSFALMRSLPGDMATRVAAGRYGYDLVSAAAAAQVRQELHLDEDWPQALMGWWRQLLSLDLGRSLVTGEPVWEELASHLGATLQLTGAAVLLALLMGLPAAWWSARHPGGWADRSLTAVTVLLRATPSFLLAVLLMLAVAVHLGMLPAAGHHQDGGWLLPALTLALPLAAGCARVGAQALRDARSLPSHRFARTKGLSDTQADLRHAARHAALPLLAYMGVQAVVLAEGAVVVESLFAWPGIGHALVHGVFGRDVPVVQGAALCMGLLFIGFNLVVDALQTFLDPRLTQAEEHLGTHGHETQEGRA; encoded by the coding sequence ATGATGAACAAACAACCCAGCTGGTGGCCGCTGCTGCTGCGTCGCGGCGGTCAGGCGGTGGCACTGGCGCTGATGGTGGGCTCGCTCAGTTTTGCCCTGATGCGGTCGCTGCCCGGCGACATGGCCACCCGGGTGGCCGCCGGCCGTTACGGTTATGACCTGGTGAGCGCCGCCGCCGCCGCACAGGTACGGCAGGAACTGCACCTGGACGAGGATTGGCCGCAAGCCCTGATGGGTTGGTGGAGGCAGTTGCTGAGCCTGGATCTGGGCCGCTCGCTGGTGACCGGCGAGCCGGTCTGGGAGGAACTGGCCAGCCACCTGGGCGCCACCCTGCAGCTGACCGGCGCAGCGGTCTTGCTGGCCCTGCTGATGGGGCTGCCGGCCGCATGGTGGAGCGCGCGCCACCCTGGCGGATGGGCCGACCGCAGCCTGACGGCAGTCACCGTGTTGCTGCGCGCCACCCCGTCCTTCCTGCTGGCCGTGCTGCTGATGCTGGCGGTTGCGGTGCACCTGGGCATGCTGCCTGCGGCGGGTCATCATCAGGACGGCGGCTGGCTGCTGCCGGCCCTGACCCTGGCCTTGCCCCTGGCGGCCGGTTGCGCACGGGTGGGTGCCCAGGCTTTGCGGGATGCCCGCAGCCTGCCGTCCCATCGGTTTGCCCGGACCAAGGGCCTGAGCGACACGCAAGCCGATCTCCGCCATGCCGCCCGCCATGCGGCGCTGCCGTTGCTGGCCTACATGGGCGTGCAGGCGGTGGTCCTGGCCGAAGGTGCGGTGGTAGTGGAGTCGCTGTTTGCCTGGCCCGGCATCGGCCATGCACTGGTGCATGGCGTCTTTGGCCGGGATGTGCCGGTGGTGCAGGGGGCGGCTTTGTGCATGGGACTGCTCTTCATCGGCTTCAACCTGGTCGTGGATGCCTTGCAGACCTTCCTCGATCCACGCCTGACACAAGCGGAGGAACACCTCGGAACGCACGGACACGAGACGCAGGAGGGACGGGCATGA
- a CDS encoding ABC transporter permease, giving the protein MKGASMSGDAPMGRRWAVQRRTAGLGLLGLMLLFAVLVPGCSSVDPAVQDLRNSLAAPSWTHPLGTDLLGRDVLTRLGHAARLSLFTGLLATFTAAVPGALLGLLAAWRGGRLDRLLVMAGDATLALPGLLLVLLVAALAPGQLWALYLGLSVSMWVEYFRVCRATARPVLAGPAVEAARLLGLPPRSILRRHLWPAVGPTLGSLLPLTAAQAVLSLSALGFIGVGLQPPQAELGLMLTEYLPHYDEAPWLIASPVGLLMALVLALLLATDRRSRGGTGGASLYCAQETA; this is encoded by the coding sequence ATGAAGGGCGCTTCGATGAGCGGGGATGCGCCGATGGGACGGCGTTGGGCGGTGCAGCGGCGCACAGCGGGCCTCGGGCTGCTGGGACTGATGCTTCTGTTCGCGGTGCTCGTGCCCGGCTGCAGCAGCGTGGACCCGGCGGTGCAGGACCTCCGCAACAGTCTGGCGGCGCCTTCCTGGACGCATCCGCTGGGCACCGATCTGCTGGGACGGGATGTGCTGACCCGCCTGGGCCATGCGGCACGGCTGTCGCTGTTCACCGGTCTGCTGGCCACGTTCACCGCAGCCGTCCCGGGCGCATTGCTGGGATTGCTCGCTGCATGGCGCGGGGGGCGGCTGGACCGTCTGCTGGTGATGGCGGGCGATGCAACGCTGGCCCTCCCGGGACTGCTGCTGGTGCTGTTGGTGGCTGCGCTCGCCCCGGGCCAGTTGTGGGCGCTGTATCTGGGCTTGTCCGTGTCGATGTGGGTGGAGTACTTCCGGGTCTGCCGGGCCACCGCGCGCCCGGTGCTGGCGGGTCCGGCAGTGGAAGCGGCACGCCTGCTGGGTCTGCCGCCCCGATCGATCCTGCGGCGGCATCTCTGGCCGGCCGTGGGGCCGACCCTGGGCAGTCTGCTGCCGCTGACTGCGGCCCAGGCGGTGTTGTCGCTCTCGGCGCTGGGATTCATCGGCGTCGGGCTGCAGCCGCCGCAGGCCGAGCTGGGGCTGATGCTGACCGAATATCTGCCCCATTACGACGAGGCCCCATGGCTCATTGCCAGCCCGGTGGGGCTGCTCATGGCGCTGGTGCTGGCCCTGCTGCTGGCCACGGATCGTCGATCACGGGGCGGCACCGGAGGCGCTTCCTTGTATTGCGCCCAGGAGACGGCATGA
- a CDS encoding ABC transporter ATP-binding protein has product MTLIPSSPAPSGDLLLRADGLSIRTGARQLLAPLSIELRSGDRLVILGESGAGKSLLLRCLLGDLPAELTAEGSIEIAGQRSPAQHGHRRRPFWGRNLALLPQEPSVALDPLRTLAPQLAEVHRHVGGRSSAESKARTADTLRTHGLAGAAGRHAWQLSGGMAQRAAAAMALAGGARLILADEPTKGLDPHWRDEAIRGFLQVADQGGAVVVVTHDLAVARQVGGRIVVLREGEVLEQGATTEVLAHPAHVFTQQLVDADPARWPAARPPQANGDGTGNGPPLLRAQALGHYLGGRWLFRGLDLEVHGGSSTALLGSSGSGKSTLGNLLLGLRRPTEGAVVRSAGLAPQALQKLYQDPLATFAPTQQLREALIDVAKQHGQAWPAVQALLERFHLSPGLMERLPHQLSGGQLQRVAIARMLLVRPRFVFADEPTSRLDAVSQRRTAEVLLQAVRDLGAALWLVTHDADLAQAMTLVQRDVREWQGAEPPPEPSEAPVPAEASAG; this is encoded by the coding sequence ATGACGCTCATCCCTTCCTCTCCCGCCCCGAGCGGCGACCTGCTGTTGCGGGCGGACGGCCTGTCCATCCGCACCGGCGCACGGCAGTTGCTGGCGCCGCTCAGCATCGAGCTGCGCAGCGGTGACCGCCTGGTGATTCTTGGCGAAAGCGGCGCGGGCAAATCGCTGCTGCTGCGGTGCTTGTTGGGCGATCTCCCTGCTGAACTGACGGCGGAAGGCAGCATCGAAATCGCCGGTCAGCGGAGCCCGGCGCAGCACGGCCACCGGCGTCGTCCCTTCTGGGGCCGCAATCTGGCCTTGCTGCCGCAAGAGCCTTCGGTAGCGCTCGACCCCTTGCGGACCTTGGCGCCCCAATTGGCTGAAGTGCATCGTCACGTGGGGGGGCGTTCATCGGCGGAGTCCAAAGCGCGCACGGCCGACACCTTACGGACACACGGCCTGGCAGGTGCGGCGGGTCGTCATGCATGGCAACTCTCCGGTGGCATGGCTCAACGTGCGGCGGCTGCCATGGCCCTCGCGGGCGGCGCCCGGCTGATCCTGGCGGACGAGCCCACCAAGGGCTTGGATCCGCACTGGCGGGACGAAGCCATCCGCGGATTTCTGCAGGTGGCCGACCAGGGCGGTGCTGTGGTGGTGGTGACCCACGATCTGGCGGTGGCTCGGCAGGTGGGAGGGCGCATCGTGGTGCTGCGCGAAGGCGAAGTGCTGGAGCAGGGCGCCACGACGGAGGTGCTGGCCCACCCGGCGCATGTGTTCACACAGCAATTGGTGGATGCTGATCCGGCCCGTTGGCCAGCCGCCCGGCCACCGCAGGCCAACGGAGACGGGACCGGCAACGGCCCCCCTTTGCTGCGCGCTCAAGCCCTGGGGCACTACCTGGGCGGCCGGTGGCTGTTCCGCGGGCTGGACCTGGAGGTGCATGGCGGCAGCAGTACCGCGCTGTTGGGCAGCAGCGGCAGTGGCAAGAGTACGCTGGGCAACCTCCTGCTCGGTCTCCGCCGTCCGACCGAGGGCGCAGTGGTGCGTAGCGCCGGCCTGGCGCCCCAGGCGCTTCAGAAGCTCTATCAAGACCCGCTGGCCACCTTCGCCCCGACGCAGCAACTTCGTGAGGCGCTGATCGACGTGGCAAAGCAGCATGGTCAGGCCTGGCCGGCGGTGCAGGCCTTGTTGGAGCGGTTTCACCTGTCCCCCGGCCTGATGGAACGTCTGCCGCATCAGCTGTCCGGCGGACAGTTGCAGCGGGTGGCGATTGCGCGCATGCTGTTGGTGCGGCCCCGATTTGTGTTCGCGGACGAACCAACGTCACGGTTGGATGCGGTCTCCCAGCGGCGGACCGCCGAGGTTCTGCTTCAAGCGGTGCGGGATCTGGGCGCGGCGCTGTGGCTGGTGACCCATGATGCGGATCTGGCGCAGGCCATGACCTTGGTGCAGCGAGATGTCCGTGAATGGCAAGGCGCGGAGCCCCCACCTGAACCGTCAGAAGCGCCGGTACCGGCGGAGGCCTCGGCCGGATGA
- a CDS encoding CNNM domain-containing protein, protein MPKRLGQSNPEAVARRVAKPLAGLAIATQPFVVLLSGSTKALLRLLGVKDNGAAITHSAALMMLLTGKLPRVAEVVDGQHWLLRDCRHGQQNHQQGAGKKDRE, encoded by the coding sequence GTGCCCAAGCGCCTGGGCCAGTCCAACCCTGAGGCGGTGGCCCGACGGGTGGCCAAGCCGCTTGCGGGACTGGCCATTGCCACCCAACCGTTTGTGGTGCTGCTGTCCGGTTCCACCAAGGCTTTGCTACGCCTGCTCGGCGTGAAGGACAACGGGGCCGCTATCACACACTCAGCGGCATTGATGATGCTGCTGACCGGCAAGCTCCCCCGTGTGGCCGAGGTGGTGGATGGGCAGCACTGGCTGCTTCGAGATTGTCGACATGGACAGCAAAACCATCAACAAGGTGCTGGCAAGAAGGATCGTGAGTGA
- a CDS encoding DEAD/DEAH box helicase, with product MSLADIRAALSAELSATPEYYDFKVLHTERDGALWRVTLEPGYVFAEGQRPGQRSAQALLDDSLDGASAWWGAPAKGGASVLAVVAEEDQLVLQNASAPPPGPDHLIRLYPTRFLNAVSDAWADTAWGEQAMALLPDLAHPQQAAPGEALTGAPFRWLRPAQRQALSLVQHTSAFLWGPPGTGKTTTLGVLLAEYLDRRPHARVLLLSTTNQAVDVATVAVDKALHKGRREPLRSSVQRLGTRFDAAAYAGREHLIPTGDHDLIARLARAEAARPASRDAAALKAWADRVADLRDDLRASSLKVLQRCRLASMTTTRAAFTLKTLRELSPDGEPPFDLVVFDEASQVSLAHALVLMPLGRARLFAGDPQQLSPVLRSSDRGARRWLGRSAFGEMPGRGASVAMLDEQSRMAPPIGDLVSQMFYDGVLRVAEAAARSAEWRAQRERHFGAIAADQHVHVHTVRSDGGWSADARGPVRRESADAVAEAVAKALATGDWTPQEMIVLTPFRAQRALIRARLQARGVPEAVRVSTVHRAQGSEAPVVLFDPADGRQPFLQTEEAQRLINVALSRAQAKVVLYLSAGDLGNPLLAPIVQRQRLANDGRPVIPLISLAATADFPANALGLRVAAGRHVGEVSRVSPDGRQLWLINERTGASQVIDAEFWRQRARASGAPVAQ from the coding sequence ATGTCCCTCGCCGACATCCGCGCGGCCCTGAGTGCCGAACTTTCGGCCACGCCCGAGTATTACGACTTCAAGGTGCTGCACACCGAGCGGGACGGTGCGCTCTGGCGCGTCACCCTGGAGCCGGGTTACGTCTTTGCGGAAGGCCAGCGCCCCGGCCAGCGTTCAGCCCAGGCGCTGCTGGACGACAGCCTGGATGGCGCCTCTGCCTGGTGGGGGGCTCCCGCCAAGGGCGGTGCCAGCGTGCTGGCGGTGGTGGCGGAAGAGGATCAACTGGTGTTGCAGAACGCCAGCGCCCCGCCGCCCGGACCCGATCATTTGATCCGGCTGTATCCCACCCGGTTCCTGAATGCCGTCTCCGACGCCTGGGCGGATACCGCCTGGGGCGAACAAGCCATGGCATTGCTGCCGGACCTGGCGCATCCGCAGCAGGCCGCACCGGGTGAAGCGCTGACCGGCGCGCCGTTCCGATGGTTGCGACCGGCCCAGCGCCAGGCATTGAGCCTGGTCCAGCACACCAGCGCATTTCTTTGGGGGCCGCCCGGCACCGGCAAGACCACGACACTGGGGGTGCTGCTGGCGGAATATCTGGACCGGCGTCCACACGCTCGCGTGCTGCTGCTCTCGACGACGAATCAAGCGGTGGATGTGGCGACCGTGGCCGTCGACAAGGCGCTGCACAAGGGCCGCCGTGAGCCCTTGCGAAGTTCGGTGCAGCGCCTGGGCACGCGGTTCGACGCCGCCGCGTACGCCGGCCGTGAGCATCTGATCCCCACCGGCGATCATGACCTGATTGCCCGGCTGGCGCGGGCGGAGGCGGCGCGTCCGGCCTCGCGGGATGCGGCGGCGCTCAAGGCCTGGGCGGACCGGGTGGCCGATCTGCGGGACGATCTGCGCGCATCGTCATTGAAGGTGCTGCAGCGCTGCCGGCTGGCCAGCATGACCACCACCCGCGCCGCCTTCACATTGAAGACGCTGCGCGAGCTGAGCCCCGACGGGGAGCCGCCATTTGATCTGGTGGTGTTCGATGAAGCCAGTCAGGTGAGCCTGGCGCATGCGCTGGTGCTGATGCCGCTGGGGCGGGCGCGGCTGTTTGCCGGGGACCCCCAGCAGCTGTCGCCCGTGCTGCGCAGCTCCGACCGGGGGGCGCGCCGATGGCTGGGCCGTTCCGCATTTGGCGAGATGCCGGGGCGGGGGGCTTCCGTGGCGATGCTGGACGAGCAGTCCCGCATGGCACCGCCGATCGGGGATTTGGTCAGCCAGATGTTCTATGACGGCGTGCTCCGGGTGGCCGAAGCTGCGGCCCGGTCCGCAGAATGGCGGGCACAACGGGAGCGGCACTTTGGCGCCATTGCGGCAGACCAGCACGTGCATGTGCATACGGTGCGCAGCGACGGGGGCTGGTCGGCGGATGCGCGTGGGCCGGTGCGTCGGGAATCCGCCGACGCGGTGGCCGAGGCGGTCGCCAAGGCCCTGGCGACGGGAGACTGGACGCCGCAGGAGATGATCGTACTCACCCCGTTCCGGGCCCAGCGTGCGTTGATCCGCGCACGGCTGCAGGCCCGGGGCGTGCCGGAAGCGGTGCGGGTCAGCACCGTCCACCGGGCCCAGGGGAGCGAGGCCCCGGTGGTGCTGTTTGACCCGGCCGATGGTCGGCAGCCGTTCCTGCAGACCGAAGAAGCACAGCGGCTGATCAACGTGGCCTTGAGCCGGGCTCAGGCCAAGGTGGTGCTCTACCTGTCCGCCGGGGACCTGGGCAATCCGCTGCTGGCGCCGATCGTGCAGCGGCAGCGGCTGGCGAATGATGGCCGGCCGGTGATCCCGCTGATCAGCCTCGCGGCGACCGCTGATTTCCCGGCCAATGCACTCGGCCTCCGGGTGGCGGCGGGGCGTCATGTGGGGGAGGTGTCCCGGGTGAGCCCGGACGGACGGCAGTTGTGGCTGATCAATGAGCGCACCGGCGCCAGCCAGGTGATCGATGCGGAATTCTGGCGGCAGCGGGCCCGGGCCTCCGGCGCGCCTGTGGCACAGTAG
- a CDS encoding LysE family translocator produces the protein MALHTWLIYFVTVIGLSLTPGPNSLLVLSHGALYGHRRASFTVLGGAAGFIALIGLSMLGISALLQTVAGALTALKIVGGAYLCWLGYKLWRAPGIELNPVNLSVPTQASRRSLFRQGLLAAVSNPKVLLFYGAFLPQFIDPARSLLLQFALMAGTFALVEGLVEYGLVRLAYRIRPWLHKTGRQFNRACGGMFGVLGVALPFTRSH, from the coding sequence ATGGCCCTGCACACCTGGCTGATCTATTTCGTCACTGTCATTGGACTGTCGCTGACCCCGGGACCCAACAGCCTGCTGGTGCTCAGTCACGGCGCGCTGTACGGCCATCGCCGCGCCAGCTTCACCGTGCTGGGCGGGGCAGCAGGGTTTATTGCGCTGATCGGGCTGTCGATGCTGGGCATCAGCGCCTTGCTGCAGACGGTCGCGGGTGCGCTGACCGCCCTGAAGATCGTGGGTGGGGCGTATCTGTGTTGGCTGGGCTACAAGTTGTGGCGCGCACCTGGGATCGAGCTGAACCCGGTGAACCTCTCGGTGCCGACACAGGCCTCGCGACGGTCGTTGTTCCGCCAGGGCCTGCTGGCGGCGGTGTCCAACCCCAAGGTTCTGCTGTTCTACGGGGCCTTCCTGCCGCAGTTCATCGACCCGGCTCGCAGCCTGCTGCTGCAGTTTGCGCTGATGGCCGGCACCTTCGCCTTGGTGGAGGGCCTGGTGGAGTATGGGCTGGTGCGCCTGGCCTATCGCATCCGCCCCTGGCTGCACAAGACCGGCCGGCAGTTCAACCGCGCCTGCGGGGGCATGTTTGGTGTGCTGGGCGTGGCCCTTCCGTTCACGCGATCTCACTGA
- a CDS encoding GFA family protein: MSAMSYPVEGGCDCRHIRYRLTSAPMIVHCCHCRWCQRETGASFALNALYESDRVLLLGGEPTLVNTPSESGAGQQMARCPQCQVAVWSHYAGSGPVTRFVRVGTLDTPDLLAPDVHIFTGSKQPWVVLPSGPPAFDQYYARNDVWSPEALARWAALQPQIQAYRASRTSSS; encoded by the coding sequence ATGTCAGCAATGAGCTATCCCGTTGAAGGCGGTTGCGACTGCCGCCACATTCGGTATCGGCTGACGTCGGCCCCGATGATCGTGCACTGCTGCCACTGCCGGTGGTGCCAGCGAGAGACGGGCGCGTCCTTCGCCTTGAATGCCCTGTATGAGTCGGACCGCGTGCTGCTCCTCGGCGGCGAACCGACGCTGGTGAACACACCGTCCGAGAGCGGCGCCGGCCAGCAGATGGCCCGCTGCCCGCAGTGCCAGGTGGCGGTCTGGAGCCACTATGCGGGCTCTGGGCCGGTGACCCGGTTTGTGCGGGTGGGGACGCTGGACACGCCCGACCTGCTGGCGCCAGACGTCCATATCTTCACCGGCTCCAAGCAGCCCTGGGTGGTGCTGCCCAGCGGCCCGCCCGCCTTCGATCAGTATTACGCCCGCAATGACGTCTGGTCGCCCGAAGCGCTGGCGAGGTGGGCCGCACTCCAGCCGCAGATCCAGGCCTATCGGGCCTCCAGAACATCCTCTTCCTGA